One part of the Caldanaerobius fijiensis DSM 17918 genome encodes these proteins:
- a CDS encoding class II glutamine amidotransferase, whose translation MLREGNIRIPSGCAISGILNRKGNRFSGQMITDSIATMHDRSNGLGGGFAAYGIYPEYEDYYAFHMFYDDIVAKEDTERYLKTQYNVAYEERIPTRKTKGIENVPLIYRYFAKPKLEHLNALELDEDEFTSRFVFYVNSNINGAYVFSSGRNMGVFKAVGYPEDVSNFYKLENYRGYLWTSHGRFPTNTPGWWGGAHPFSILNFAVVHNGELSSYEANREFLEQFGYKCTLQTDTEVAAYIFDLLVRKHKLSFELACKVVASPLWRTVDRMGEREKVLYKNLKIVYGRALLNGPFSIILSHTDGFVAINDRLKLRPLTAASKGDFMMVASEESAIREVIKQPDKIWIPRGGEPVIGYVEYEQAQEKSTKEVSA comes from the coding sequence ATGTTAAGGGAAGGAAATATTAGAATTCCATCAGGGTGTGCAATAAGTGGCATTTTAAATAGGAAAGGTAACAGGTTTTCAGGTCAAATGATTACCGACTCTATTGCAACGATGCATGATAGGTCCAATGGTCTTGGTGGAGGATTTGCGGCGTACGGCATTTATCCGGAGTATGAGGATTACTATGCTTTTCATATGTTTTACGATGATATCGTGGCAAAGGAAGACACAGAAAGGTATTTAAAGACACAGTATAATGTAGCTTATGAGGAAAGAATTCCCACTAGGAAAACTAAGGGAATTGAAAATGTTCCCCTTATATATAGGTATTTTGCAAAACCAAAATTAGAACACTTAAACGCTTTAGAATTGGATGAAGATGAATTTACCTCGAGATTTGTGTTTTATGTAAATAGCAACATAAACGGTGCCTATGTGTTTTCTAGTGGCAGGAATATGGGCGTTTTTAAGGCGGTAGGATATCCAGAGGATGTTTCTAATTTTTATAAGCTTGAAAATTATCGTGGATATTTATGGACATCCCACGGAAGGTTTCCTACTAATACTCCTGGTTGGTGGGGCGGAGCCCATCCTTTTAGTATCTTAAATTTTGCTGTGGTTCACAACGGTGAATTGTCTTCATATGAAGCAAACCGCGAATTTTTAGAGCAATTCGGTTATAAATGTACACTTCAGACAGATACAGAGGTAGCTGCGTATATATTTGACCTTCTCGTAAGAAAGCACAAGCTGTCTTTTGAGCTGGCATGTAAAGTAGTGGCATCTCCCTTATGGCGTACCGTAGATAGGATGGGTGAGAGGGAAAAAGTATTATATAAAAACCTTAAAATAGTATATGGAAGAGCACTTTTGAATGGTCCTTTTTCTATTATTTTATCTCATACTGATGGATTTGTAGCTATTAACGATAGGTTAAAGTTAAGGCCTCTAACAGCTGCATCAAAAGGTGACTTTATGATGGTTGCCAGCGAAGAATCTGCAATAAGAGAAGTAATTAAACAACCGGATAAAATCTGGATACCCAGAGGTGGTGAACCGGTTATAGGTTATGTAGAATATGAACAAGCCCAGGAAAAATCGACGAAGGAGGTATCCGCATGA
- a CDS encoding glutamate synthase-related protein: MSLSLLTPEFKVIRDYDRCINCKVCMRQCAFEVHYYDEETDKMMADDMKCVDCLRCVTLCPTQALTIIKHPQVYRDNANWVPEAIRDIYKQAETGGVLLAAMGNPKPYPIYWDKMVINASQVTNPSIDPLREPMELKTFIGRKPDRIEVDENGELKTKMPPQIELNTPIMFSAMSYGSISYNAHASLARAARELGICYNTGEGGLHKDFYEYGPNTIVQVASGRFGVNKDYLNAGAAVEIKIGQGAKPGIGGHLPGEKVSEDVSQTRMIPIGSDAISPAPHHDIYSIEDLAQLIYSLKEATNYTKPVGVKIAAVNNVAAIASGIARAGADYIAIDGFRGGTGAAPKRIRDSVGIPIEFAIAAVDARLRSEGIRHQVSIVAAGSIRNSTDVIKAIALGADAVYIGSAALIALGCHMCQQCHTGKCNWGIATQDPNLVKRLNPDIGARRLVNLINAWSHEIKEILGGMGINDIESLKGNRLMLRGVGMTEKELEILGIKAAGE, from the coding sequence ATGAGTCTGAGCCTTTTGACGCCCGAATTTAAAGTTATACGGGATTACGATAGATGCATTAATTGTAAGGTGTGCATGAGGCAATGTGCTTTTGAGGTACATTATTACGATGAAGAAACTGATAAAATGATGGCTGATGATATGAAATGCGTAGATTGTCTCAGATGTGTGACATTATGTCCTACACAGGCATTGACTATAATAAAACACCCACAGGTCTATAGAGATAATGCCAACTGGGTACCTGAAGCCATCAGAGATATCTATAAGCAAGCGGAAACTGGCGGTGTGTTGCTGGCAGCTATGGGCAATCCCAAGCCGTACCCTATATATTGGGACAAAATGGTTATAAATGCCAGCCAGGTTACCAATCCTTCAATTGACCCATTAAGAGAACCAATGGAATTAAAGACTTTTATTGGAAGAAAACCTGATAGAATAGAAGTAGATGAAAACGGAGAATTGAAAACTAAAATGCCTCCACAGATTGAGCTTAATACGCCGATCATGTTTTCAGCTATGTCGTATGGATCGATTAGCTATAATGCCCATGCGTCACTGGCAAGGGCTGCTAGAGAATTGGGTATATGTTACAATACTGGCGAAGGTGGGCTTCATAAAGATTTTTACGAATACGGTCCCAATACTATTGTGCAGGTGGCATCAGGCCGTTTTGGTGTAAATAAGGATTATTTAAACGCGGGCGCGGCTGTTGAAATAAAAATAGGTCAGGGAGCAAAGCCTGGAATTGGAGGACATTTGCCTGGTGAGAAGGTCAGTGAAGATGTTTCACAGACTAGAATGATTCCGATAGGCAGTGATGCTATTTCTCCTGCACCACATCACGACATATATTCTATAGAGGATCTGGCGCAGCTTATTTATTCGCTTAAAGAAGCTACCAACTATACAAAGCCTGTTGGTGTAAAGATTGCTGCAGTTAACAACGTTGCTGCAATAGCGTCGGGAATAGCAAGAGCAGGTGCAGATTATATTGCTATAGACGGATTTAGGGGTGGTACAGGTGCTGCTCCGAAGAGGATAAGGGATAGTGTGGGAATTCCTATAGAATTTGCAATAGCTGCTGTTGACGCACGGCTTAGGTCAGAAGGCATAAGGCATCAAGTATCTATTGTGGCAGCAGGAAGCATTAGAAATAGCACTGATGTTATAAAAGCGATAGCGCTGGGTGCAGATGCGGTGTATATTGGATCGGCTGCTCTTATCGCATTGGGGTGTCATATGTGTCAACAGTGCCATACAGGTAAATGCAACTGGGGAATTGCTACTCAGGATCCTAATCTTGTAAAGAGATTGAATCCAGATATAGGAGCGAGGCGACTGGTAAATCTTATAAACGCGTGGAGTCACGAGATAAAAGAAATTCTCGGTGGAATGGGGATAAATGATATTGAAAGTCTTAAAGGTAATAGGCTTATGCTTAGAGGTGTAGGTATGACTGAAAAAGAACTTGAGATTCTAGGAATTAAAGCTGCTGGAGAGTGA
- a CDS encoding 4Fe-4S dicluster domain-containing protein encodes MKKVYAKEEVCIGCRLCEVYCITSHSKSKNVIKAFKMENPRPVARLIVEENIPLSFSLQCRHCEKAPCTKACITGAMRKDPVSGVVTCDTSKCVGCWSCIMICPFGAINRDVENKVVSKCDLCAEVGMPACVANCPNEALIYEDRGV; translated from the coding sequence GTGAAAAAGGTATACGCAAAGGAAGAGGTTTGTATTGGTTGTAGGCTATGTGAAGTATACTGTATTACATCCCATTCAAAATCTAAGAATGTGATTAAAGCATTTAAAATGGAGAATCCCAGGCCTGTTGCAAGATTGATTGTGGAAGAAAACATACCGCTTTCTTTTTCGCTTCAGTGCAGACACTGTGAAAAAGCGCCTTGTACCAAAGCTTGTATTACGGGTGCTATGAGAAAAGATCCTGTATCAGGTGTGGTGACTTGTGATACAAGCAAATGTGTTGGCTGCTGGTCCTGTATAATGATATGTCCATTTGGTGCTATTAACAGAGATGTAGAAAATAAAGTAGTATCTAAGTGTGATTTATGTGCAGAAGTTGGTATGCCTGCTTGTGTAGCCAATTGTCCTAATGAAGCACTGATATACGAGGATAGGGGGGTATAA
- a CDS encoding NAD(P)/FAD-dependent oxidoreductase: MRYVIIGNSAAAVGAVESIRKYDKDNEIVIISDEPYHVYSRPLISYYLGNKVDEDRMAYRERDFYQKNNVTPILGRKAVKINTQYKTVLLEDGREIEFSKLLIATGGKPFVPPMKGLEKKNIHTFIKMDDAKKLKNSVKPGSNVVVVGGGLIGFKAAEGLRDLGINVTVVELADRVLSAILDTQGGMMVQKRLEHFGIKIITQNTVEEILGDEYVSGVVLKDGTKLECDNLIIAIGVVPNTDVVKESEITVNRGIVVDRHMMTNVEGIYAAGDVAEAYDMLYEQNRVIPIWPNAYMQGEVAGANMTGNEMVYDGSFAMNSIGFEDVHMITAGIINPPSDEFEVLVKKDEDKTVYKKLVLKDNRIVGFIKIGEVDRAGIYTNLMKEKVDVSPFKDKLLEDDFGYVYLPKQYRKAKMLGEVVSA, encoded by the coding sequence ATGAGGTACGTCATAATAGGCAATTCAGCAGCAGCTGTCGGTGCTGTGGAGTCGATTAGGAAATACGATAAGGATAATGAAATTGTAATAATATCCGATGAACCATACCATGTTTATTCAAGGCCATTGATCTCATATTATCTTGGAAATAAAGTAGATGAAGATAGGATGGCTTATAGAGAAAGAGATTTTTATCAAAAAAATAATGTCACCCCGATCCTTGGGCGCAAGGCGGTAAAAATAAATACTCAATATAAAACGGTGTTGTTAGAAGACGGACGGGAAATAGAGTTCAGTAAATTGTTGATAGCTACAGGTGGAAAGCCTTTTGTGCCGCCTATGAAAGGTCTTGAGAAGAAAAATATACACACTTTTATAAAAATGGATGACGCCAAGAAATTAAAAAATTCAGTAAAGCCAGGTTCAAACGTTGTAGTGGTTGGCGGTGGACTGATAGGGTTTAAGGCTGCAGAAGGATTAAGAGATCTTGGTATCAATGTAACTGTAGTAGAGCTGGCCGATAGGGTACTCAGCGCCATATTGGATACTCAGGGCGGTATGATGGTCCAGAAGAGGCTTGAGCATTTCGGTATAAAGATAATAACTCAGAATACCGTTGAAGAAATTCTTGGAGATGAATATGTAAGCGGTGTTGTCCTAAAAGATGGCACAAAATTAGAATGCGATAACCTTATTATAGCTATTGGCGTTGTGCCAAATACAGATGTGGTTAAAGAGAGCGAAATTACTGTAAATAGGGGTATAGTGGTTGATAGACATATGATGACTAATGTAGAAGGAATTTATGCTGCAGGTGACGTAGCTGAGGCTTATGATATGTTGTATGAGCAAAACAGGGTTATACCTATATGGCCTAATGCATATATGCAGGGAGAAGTTGCTGGCGCCAATATGACAGGTAATGAGATGGTGTATGACGGCAGCTTTGCAATGAACTCTATAGGTTTTGAGGATGTGCATATGATAACAGCCGGTATTATTAATCCGCCATCAGATGAGTTTGAAGTACTTGTTAAAAAGGATGAGGATAAGACGGTTTATAAGAAGTTGGTATTAAAAGATAACCGAATAGTAGGATTTATTAAAATAGGTGAAGTTGATAGAGCAGGTATTTATACAAATCTTATGAAAGAAAAAGTGGATGTTTCGCCCTTTAAAGATAAGCTGTTGGAAGATGATTTCGGTTATGTTTATCTTCCTAAACAATATAGAAAGGCAAAAATGCTGGGAGAGGTGGTGTCTGCATGA
- a CDS encoding GltB/FmdC/FwdC-like GXGXG domain-containing protein, with product MKIIDASGIYYKDLNEMIKEEIKKGEKEIYLKNVNGQRYIGDGISANAKIIIEGTPGNDMAAFMDGLTIEVKGNGQDAIGNTMNDGKVIVHGHAGDVIGYAMRGGTIYIRDSVGYRVGIHMKEYMDKVPVIVVGGSAGDFFGEYMAGGILILLGLNTDRDIVGDFCGTGMHGGVMYIRGDVEDYKLGKEVKKMPLDDKDMIIISKYVEEYAKLFNVDFYEIMKEDFIKLYPYNKRPYGRLYTH from the coding sequence ATGAAAATCATTGATGCATCAGGAATATATTATAAAGATTTAAACGAAATGATAAAAGAGGAAATAAAAAAAGGGGAAAAGGAGATATACCTTAAAAATGTAAATGGCCAGAGATATATCGGTGATGGAATAAGTGCAAATGCCAAGATTATAATAGAAGGAACTCCCGGCAATGATATGGCTGCATTTATGGATGGACTTACAATTGAGGTAAAGGGCAATGGTCAGGATGCAATAGGTAATACCATGAATGATGGTAAGGTCATAGTTCATGGGCATGCCGGTGATGTCATCGGCTATGCCATGAGAGGAGGTACTATATATATAAGAGATAGTGTTGGATATAGAGTAGGTATTCACATGAAAGAGTATATGGATAAAGTACCTGTAATTGTGGTAGGGGGTAGTGCTGGAGACTTCTTTGGGGAGTATATGGCAGGTGGTATTCTTATACTTTTAGGTCTTAACACGGATAGGGACATCGTTGGAGATTTTTGCGGTACGGGTATGCACGGCGGAGTAATGTATATTAGGGGAGATGTAGAGGACTATAAGCTGGGCAAGGAGGTAAAAAAGATGCCTCTGGACGATAAGGATATGATCATAATATCAAAATATGTAGAAGAATATGCCAAACTATTCAATGTAGATTTTTATGAGATTATGAAAGAAGATTTTATTAAATTGTACCCGTATAACAAGAGGCCATATGGTAGATTGTATACACACTGA
- the glnA gene encoding type I glutamate--ammonia ligase — MANNLSKEDVLRIARERGVELIHLQFTDIFGIMKNVTIPIEELERALNDELMFDGSSIDGFVRIEESDMYLRPDPSTFVIFPWKYDGVEARLICDIYNPDGTPFEGCPRNTLKKVIKEASDMGFQMNVGPECEFYLFLTDERGNATTITHDEAGYFDMAPIDLGENARRDMVRTLKEMGFEVEASHHEVGPGQHEIDFKYDDALSTADKILTFKMVVRIIAQKHGLHATFMPKPVFGIAGSGMHMNQSLMKDGKNAFYDPNGKLELSDIAYNYIGGIMKHAKAITAITNPTVNSYKRLVSGYEAPVYIAWSARNRSPLIRVPAKRGMATRIELRSPDPTANPYLAIAVMLKAGLDGIKNNIKPPAPVNRNIFDLTDEELKELEIDSLPGTLDEALNCLEQDSLIMSALGPHISKRYIEAKRIEWNDFRVYVSQWELDRYLEKF, encoded by the coding sequence ATGGCAAATAATTTATCTAAAGAAGATGTTTTGCGTATTGCCCGGGAGAGAGGAGTCGAATTGATACATTTACAATTTACCGACATATTTGGGATAATGAAAAACGTAACAATACCTATAGAAGAATTGGAGAGGGCGTTGAATGACGAATTGATGTTCGATGGTTCTTCAATAGATGGTTTTGTCAGGATAGAAGAGTCTGATATGTATTTAAGGCCTGATCCTTCTACATTTGTGATTTTTCCGTGGAAATACGATGGCGTTGAAGCAAGACTGATATGCGATATATACAACCCTGATGGAACACCATTTGAAGGATGTCCCAGAAATACATTAAAAAAGGTTATAAAAGAAGCTAGCGACATGGGATTCCAAATGAATGTAGGTCCTGAGTGTGAATTTTATCTTTTTCTCACCGATGAAAGAGGTAATGCGACAACAATTACACATGATGAAGCGGGATATTTTGATATGGCTCCTATTGACTTGGGTGAAAACGCCAGAAGAGATATGGTGAGAACTCTTAAAGAGATGGGGTTTGAGGTTGAGGCATCTCACCATGAGGTAGGACCAGGACAACACGAAATTGATTTTAAGTATGACGATGCTCTATCTACTGCTGATAAAATACTTACGTTTAAGATGGTTGTAAGAATTATAGCTCAGAAACATGGATTGCATGCTACATTTATGCCAAAACCTGTATTTGGTATAGCCGGTTCTGGGATGCATATGAATCAATCGCTGATGAAAGATGGAAAAAATGCTTTTTATGATCCTAATGGAAAATTAGAACTGAGCGATATCGCATATAATTATATTGGCGGTATCATGAAACATGCCAAAGCTATTACGGCTATAACAAATCCTACTGTCAATTCATATAAAAGACTTGTTTCAGGTTATGAAGCCCCCGTGTATATAGCATGGTCAGCTAGAAATAGAAGCCCTTTGATAAGAGTTCCCGCCAAAAGGGGTATGGCCACGAGAATTGAATTGAGAAGTCCAGATCCCACTGCAAATCCGTATTTAGCTATTGCGGTTATGTTAAAAGCAGGTCTTGACGGTATAAAGAACAATATAAAACCACCAGCTCCTGTTAATAGAAATATTTTTGATTTAACAGATGAAGAGTTAAAAGAATTGGAAATAGATAGCCTTCCAGGCACATTAGATGAAGCTTTAAATTGCCTTGAGCAGGATTCATTAATCATGTCAGCTTTAGGTCCTCATATTTCAAAAAGATATATTGAGGCAAAAAGAATAGAGTGGAATGATTTTAGAGTTTATGTCAGCCAGTGGGAATTGGATAGATATCTTGAGAAGTTTTAA
- a CDS encoding ANTAR domain-containing response regulator: MAQYKIIVADSNDVTRTTLKSILIQNGYFVYETQDGSSTVRLARSLKPDLVILDNNIIGISGFEIIKIFEEGRISPILFISNTIGKEFMEELREKCNFTYVTRSLDRNSLVQIIDYIIYNSKKIAKMLDEIDQLKRTIESRKKIEKAKGLLMKVKGMSEDDAYKYMRKRSMDKGIPMEQIADAIIIMYS; encoded by the coding sequence GTGGCACAATATAAAATAATAGTCGCTGACAGCAATGACGTTACACGCACGACCCTTAAGTCCATATTAATACAAAATGGCTATTTTGTTTATGAAACACAGGATGGGTCTTCTACCGTTCGACTTGCCAGAAGTTTAAAGCCCGATTTAGTAATACTTGACAATAATATTATCGGTATAAGCGGATTTGAGATAATCAAAATTTTTGAAGAAGGAAGGATTTCTCCAATTTTATTCATATCCAACACCATAGGGAAAGAATTTATGGAAGAGCTTAGAGAAAAATGTAATTTTACCTATGTAACTAGAAGTTTAGATAGAAATAGTCTTGTGCAGATTATCGATTATATCATATATAATTCAAAAAAAATAGCAAAAATGTTAGACGAAATTGATCAGTTAAAACGTACTATAGAATCTCGTAAAAAAATTGAAAAAGCTAAGGGTTTACTGATGAAAGTAAAAGGCATGTCTGAAGATGATGCATACAAATACATGAGAAAAAGGAGTATGGACAAGGGCATACCTATGGAGCAAATTGCCGATGCTATAATAATTATGTACTCATAG
- a CDS encoding glycoside hydrolase family 3 protein — MKNFKIFALLIISLSIILNCCTVKSKYPINKKETKKPNRYDFIDNYIKNMTLEEKIGQMFMPAVYYDGDKTQLEKYIKMIKDYKLGGVILFPESLDTAQLVNLTYTIQNASKIPLFISTDQEGGLVYRLKDGTKLPGNMAIGATRSTDLAYKNGQVVGSELKAVGINWNLAPVADVNSNPANPIIGIRSFGGFPDLVSRMTVAYMKGEQSQNIATCLKHFPGHGDVNIDSHLGLGIVNKSIDQLEKNELKPFSDAIKAGADAVMSAHLSFPALDDTKIEVKTSDGTIKKITIPATLSQKILTGVLREKLGFKGVIITDAMNMRAISDNFNPIDATIRAIKAGADIVLMPVDLQGSYDELLKQVKNGSISEYRIDQSVKRILSLKNKIGILNRPTINLEKAIDMATKILSSNTNKAIERETAQKAITLVRDNKHIIPLKNISPPKKILVVAGNKVRIDQYIAQIRKYYPYHIDTLVVDDAVLNSNKELSNTTKAAINGADIIIIGTVDITEKDNQIVKILNNYGREKIIILIAIKNPYDIMYYPNAETYLVQYGWNRANYEAVVDVIFGGIKPTGRLPVNIPGC; from the coding sequence ATGAAAAATTTTAAAATATTTGCTTTGTTGATTATATCTCTCTCTATTATCCTAAATTGCTGCACTGTTAAAAGCAAGTATCCCATAAATAAAAAAGAAACAAAAAAACCTAACAGATATGATTTTATAGATAATTATATTAAAAATATGACATTAGAAGAAAAAATAGGCCAGATGTTTATGCCTGCAGTCTACTATGATGGCGATAAAACTCAATTGGAAAAATACATAAAAATGATAAAAGATTATAAACTAGGGGGAGTCATCCTATTTCCTGAAAGCCTCGATACTGCTCAACTGGTAAATCTTACCTATACCATACAAAATGCATCTAAGATACCACTTTTCATAAGTACAGATCAAGAAGGTGGACTTGTTTACAGGCTGAAAGATGGTACCAAGCTCCCAGGAAATATGGCCATTGGAGCCACAAGGTCTACAGACCTTGCCTATAAAAACGGACAGGTAGTTGGTTCTGAACTAAAAGCTGTTGGTATAAACTGGAATTTAGCCCCTGTGGCAGATGTTAATTCAAATCCCGCTAATCCTATCATAGGGATTAGGTCTTTTGGGGGTTTTCCAGACCTTGTATCGCGTATGACCGTAGCCTATATGAAAGGCGAGCAAAGCCAGAATATAGCTACATGCTTGAAGCACTTTCCAGGTCACGGAGATGTAAACATCGACTCCCACCTTGGGCTTGGTATTGTGAACAAAAGTATAGATCAACTGGAAAAAAACGAATTAAAGCCATTCAGCGATGCCATAAAAGCAGGAGCAGATGCCGTAATGTCTGCACACCTTTCTTTTCCTGCCCTTGACGATACAAAGATAGAAGTAAAGACTTCTGATGGCACCATAAAAAAAATTACAATACCCGCGACCTTATCCCAGAAAATCCTCACGGGCGTCTTGAGGGAAAAACTGGGATTCAAAGGTGTTATTATTACTGACGCTATGAACATGAGAGCTATATCTGATAATTTTAATCCCATTGATGCAACCATCAGGGCAATAAAAGCGGGCGCTGATATAGTATTGATGCCTGTTGATTTGCAGGGGTCTTATGATGAATTACTAAAACAGGTGAAAAACGGAAGTATATCGGAATATAGAATAGATCAATCGGTAAAAAGAATCCTTTCATTAAAAAATAAAATAGGTATACTAAATCGACCTACAATTAATTTAGAAAAAGCAATTGACATGGCTACAAAAATTTTAAGTTCTAACACAAACAAAGCCATTGAAAGAGAAACCGCTCAAAAAGCCATAACCCTTGTGCGGGACAACAAGCACATAATACCGCTAAAAAACATATCTCCCCCAAAAAAAATTCTTGTTGTCGCGGGTAATAAGGTTAGAATAGATCAATACATAGCCCAAATTCGTAAATACTATCCGTACCATATAGATACCCTGGTAGTTGACGATGCTGTCTTAAACAGCAATAAAGAGCTCAGCAATACCACAAAAGCCGCGATCAACGGAGCTGATATAATCATAATAGGTACCGTAGATATAACAGAGAAGGACAACCAAATTGTAAAGATACTCAATAATTATGGCAGAGAAAAAATCATCATATTAATTGCTATTAAAAATCCTTATGACATTATGTATTATCCCAACGCTGAAACCTATCTTGTTCAATATGGGTGGAATAGGGCTAATTATGAAGCCGTTGTTGATGTTATTTTTGGAGGCATAAAACCAACCGGGAGATTACCCGTAAATATTCCCGGTTGCTAA
- the amrA gene encoding AmmeMemoRadiSam system protein A → MGKVLSAYLMPHPPIIVPEVGRGEEKKIQITIDKLNEIARQIKELKPDTIIIISPHGYVFRDAVSVDAQLHLRGDLGQFMAPGVELEFESDQDLIQLILKEADGKGIPNVKIDSHALKRYSLSPELDHGTIVPLYFVTQHYRGFKLIRMSYGFLPFEQLYEFGIAIQKAVEKSDRNVIFIASGDLSHVLTPDSPNGYSPKGEVFDKTLLDMLGKMDVVGIINMDKQLIHEAAECGYRSLCVMLGVLDGYEVDARVLSHEGPFGVGYGVAAFLVTGSGKPSLVDELYDIKRSKIKNIRENEDPYVRLARQSLEYYLKNRTPLPIPKDLPEEMLNKRAGVFVSIHKDGDLRGCIGTIYPQRENVALEIIMNAISAGFEDPRFYPVEENELEDLVYSVDVLMPPEKVSSKDELDPKKYGVIVRCGYKSGLLLPDLEGVDTVDQQISIALKKAGIKPYEHYSIERFEVVRHK, encoded by the coding sequence ATGGGTAAAGTACTTTCTGCATATTTAATGCCACATCCCCCTATAATAGTACCGGAAGTAGGGCGTGGTGAAGAAAAGAAGATACAGATAACCATTGACAAATTAAACGAAATTGCACGGCAAATAAAAGAACTAAAACCTGATACTATAATAATCATATCTCCCCATGGATATGTGTTTAGGGATGCGGTATCTGTCGATGCTCAATTACACTTAAGAGGGGACCTGGGTCAATTTATGGCTCCAGGTGTGGAGTTGGAATTTGAAAGCGATCAGGATTTAATCCAGCTGATATTGAAAGAAGCTGATGGCAAAGGTATTCCTAATGTCAAGATAGATTCTCATGCTCTAAAGAGATATTCATTGTCACCTGAATTGGACCATGGAACTATAGTGCCTCTTTATTTTGTTACACAACACTACCGCGGATTTAAATTGATTCGCATGTCATATGGATTCTTACCTTTTGAACAACTTTATGAGTTTGGTATAGCCATACAAAAGGCTGTTGAAAAATCAGACAGAAATGTGATATTTATAGCCAGCGGCGATCTTTCGCACGTTTTGACACCTGATAGTCCAAATGGTTATTCTCCAAAAGGAGAAGTCTTTGATAAAACGTTATTAGATATGCTGGGTAAGATGGATGTTGTAGGCATAATAAACATGGATAAGCAATTGATTCATGAAGCGGCAGAGTGCGGATACAGATCTTTATGCGTTATGTTGGGTGTCTTAGATGGGTATGAAGTTGACGCAAGGGTTTTATCCCACGAAGGGCCCTTTGGTGTGGGATATGGCGTTGCGGCGTTTTTGGTAACAGGTTCGGGAAAACCTAGCCTTGTAGATGAATTGTATGATATTAAAAGAAGTAAAATAAAAAATATACGGGAAAATGAGGATCCTTACGTCAGGTTGGCAAGGCAAAGTCTTGAATATTATCTAAAAAACAGAACGCCATTGCCTATACCGAAAGACTTACCGGAGGAAATGTTAAATAAAAGAGCAGGAGTGTTTGTGTCAATTCATAAAGATGGAGACTTAAGAGGATGCATAGGAACAATATATCCTCAAAGAGAGAATGTGGCATTGGAGATAATAATGAATGCTATTAGTGCGGGATTTGAAGATCCACGTTTTTATCCTGTAGAAGAAAATGAACTGGAGGATTTAGTATACTCTGTTGATGTTTTGATGCCTCCTGAAAAAGTAAGCTCTAAAGATGAATTAGATCCCAAAAAATACGGCGTCATCGTGAGGTGTGGTTATAAATCGGGCCTGTTGTTACCTGATTTAGAAGGAGTAGATACAGTAGATCAACAAATATCTATAGCACTTAAAAAAGCCGGAATAAAGCCATATGAGCATTATAGTATAGAAAGATTTGAGGTAGTGAGACATAAATGA